The DNA region TGTTTCCGATATTGACATGCCTTTTTTCGAAATGAACGAAGGCGTTTTTACTCCTTTTCAAGCCATAGGTTCTTTGAGCGAACACGAGACCCAATTGTTCAAAAAACTTATTCATTTAAAATTAGACAACCATCAAAAAGTATTTCATGTGGTCGAAAGGCAACTGCTTTTAAAAATCCTGATTGATTATTATGTCTATCATTTGGATGGTTTTAAACGTCCAAAATCTTTAGAAGTGCTCAAAGAGGTTTTTTCTTAGATTGCTTATTTATTAATGTGATGTTTTAAGGATTAATATTTAGCTTAATACCAAAAGAAATAATGTCTGTCTCTTGTTCGAATGAAGAATTCGTTAGATTGTAACTGTGTATATTTTGTAATTGAAATTTTACATCCTCAAAACCTGCCTGAAGAGTAAGCGCAGGTTCTAATAGCCAATAGGCATTATTTTCTTTTAAGTAATTAGGATTGATATCATTTAAATTTCCATTTACATTGTTGTATTTTAAATGGACAATTCTTGATGAAAAAGAAGCGGTAAAATATTTTCTGCTATAACTTAAACTAGGTTGTATTCCTATACGATTGAATTTGGCTGAAAAATATTGATTGTCTGTTGCGGAGATAGGTTCGTATTTGAGTTTGCCAAATCATATTAACCCATAGGTTTCAAAAGTAAAATTAGGAGCGATATCATTAAAATAGCCAATACCTACTTCTAACATATTACCGGATGCTTTGAATTCTTCGGAATAGTCATTTGTAGTCATGTTTTCAAAATTTTTCACCCAATCGGTGTTTAACTGTAAAGCGATATGATTTGTAACTGCATGAGCAGCCTGAAGTTCGTAGCCTTTGGTAAATTCACCTTCGCTATAAGCAATACCTAAATTGGTTTGACCTTTCGTTTTCATAATAGGAATGTTTTGCGTATTTGGTACATAGTACACAGGGGGCGCATCCTATCAAAATTGTTGAAAAAATAATGAGCGTAATTGTTTTCATGATTTTAGTTTTTTATATAAATGTTCTCAGAAAAATTTATAAAGAGTAAAATCAGTTTTAGGTAAATTCGGGAATATTTTAACCTTGTTTTTGGGTGTGAATAAGAAGGTTCTTTTTGTTTAATATATTTATTTTTAGATTTTTTTTATAATGAGGTACATATAAATTTACTCATAATTATTTGGCTTTTTAACGTTATTAGCGGTTTAATTTAACTTGAAAAGTATAGGGTTAACCCAATCGCTCTGATATACGTAAACGTTAGCGCAAAATTGTATTCTGTGACCGCAAAGAGGAGCCACTTTGTGGAGTTACAGGATGAGATTGCTTCGTTCCTCGCAACGACTAGCTTTGCGGTAAAATCTAGAAAGTTGTAACCGTTTTAATTGTTGCAACTTTCTTGTTTTTTGCAAAAATCTTCTATTATTGTGTTTATTCGCTCTTTTTTCTTTCCTCTTTTCTCTAATTTCCTCAAAATTCCTTACTTTCGCACCTCGATTAAGAAAAGGATAAAATGAGTACAAAATTTACTGAATACAAAGGACTTGACTTGCCAACGGTAGCGTCGGAAGTTCTTGATTTTTGGAAGAAAGAAAATATTTTTGAAAAAAGTGTGAGCACTCGCGAAGGAAATGCTCCTTATGTGTTTTTTGAAGGGCCACCTTCGGCAAATGGATTACCTGGAATTCACCACGTAATGGCACGTGCGATTAAAGATATTTTTTGTAGATATAAAACTCAAAAAGGGTTCCAAGTGAAGCGTAAAGCAGGTTGGGATACTCATGGATTACCAGTAGAATTAGGTACTGAAAAAGAACTTGGAATTACAAAAGAAGATATCGGGAAAACAATTACTGTTGCTGAGTACAACGAAGCCTGTAAAAAAACCGTAATGCGTTATACTGACGTATGGAATGATTTGACCGAAAAAATGGGATATTGGGTAGATATGGAAGATCCGTATGTGACTTATAAACCAAAATATATGGAGAGTGTTTGGTGGCTTTTGAAACAAATCTATAACAAAGATTTGATGTACAAAGGGTACACGATTCAACCGTATTCTCCAAAGGCAGGAACGGGATTGTCTTCACATGAGGTAAACCAACCAGGTTCTTACCGTGATGTAACAGATACTACGATTGTAGCTCAGTTTAAAGCGATTGCTGAAAGTTTACCTGGCTTTTTAGAAGGTTTTGGAACTATTCACATCATGGCTTGGACGACAACTCCTTGGACATTGCCATCGAACACTGCTTTGACTGTTGGTCCTAAAATCGACTATGTTTTAGTTAAAACATTCAACCAATATACTTTTGAGCCAATCAATGTGATTTTGGCTAAAAACTTAGTTGGGAAACAGTTTGGTAAAACATATTTTGCTACTGAAGAAGCAGCTGATTTTGAAAATTACAAAGCAGGAGATAAAAGGATTCCATACCAAATTTTAACAGAGGCTAAAGGTGTTGATTTGGTAGGCATTCGTTACGAGCAATTATTGCCTTGGGCGTTGCCATACCAAAATCCTGAAAATGCATTTAGAGTAATTTCGGGAGATTTCGTTACTACTGAGGATGGTACAGGTATCGTACATACAGCTCCAACTTTTGGTGCTGATGATGCTAAGGTAGCCAAAGAAGCTACACCTGAAGTACCGCCAATGTTGGTTTTAGATGAAAATGGTACTCCGGTTCCATTAGTAGATTTACAAGGTAAATTTGTTCCTAGTTTAGGGGACTTTGGAGGTAAATATGTGAAAAACGAATATTATGATGCCGATCAGGCGCCAGAGCGTTCGGTTGATGTAGAAATTGCTATCCTTTTAAAAGAACAAAATAAAGCGTTCAAAGTAGAGAAATACGTGCACAGTTATCCACACTGTTGGAGAACGGATAAGCCTATTTTATACTATCCTTTGGATTCTTGGTTTATCAAAATCACTGAGGTAAGAGACAGAATGTTTGATTTGAACGAATCAATCAACTGGAAACCTAAAGCTACCGGAGAAGGACGTTTTGGAAATTGGTTGAAAAATGCCAACGATTGGAACTTATCACGGTCAAGATATTGGGGAATTCCATTGCCGATTTGGAGAACAGAAGACAAACAGGAAGAAATCTTGATTGGTTCTGTTGAAGAATTGTACAATGAAATTGAAAAAGCAATTGCTGCAGGTGTTCAATCCGAAAATCCATTTAAAGGATTTGAAATTGGAAACATGAGCGAAAGTAATTATGATTTGGTTGACTTGCATAAAAATGTTGTTGACGGAATCACTTTGGTTTCGGCATCTGGAAAACCAATGAAACGTGAGTCGGATTTGATTGACGTTTGGTTTGATTCAGGTGCGATGCCTTATGCACAATGGCACTATCCTTTTGAAAACGCAGCTTTAATTGATAATAATAAATCATTCCCGGCTGATTTTATTGCCGAAGGTGTGGATCAAACACGTGGGTGGTTTTATACCTTGCATGCTATCGGAACCTTAGTTTTTGATAACATTGCTTATAAAAATGTAGTTTCAAACGGATTGGTTTTGGATAAAAACGGACAAAAAATGTCTAAGCGTTTAGGTAATGCTGTTGATCCATTTGAAACTTTAAAAGAGTACGGACCAGATGCTACGCGTTGGTACATGATTTCGAATGCGAATCCTTGGGATAACTTGAAATTTGATATAGAAGGAGTGGCTGAGGTAAGAAGGAAGTTCTTTGGTACACTTTACAATACCTATTCTTTCTTTAGTTTGTATGCCAATATTGATGGTTTTAAATTTGATGAGGCTGAGGTGCCATTGAACGAAAGACCAGAAATCGACCGTTGGATTTTATCGGAGTTACATACTTTAATCAAATTAGTGGATGAAGCTTATGCCGATTATGAACCAACGCGAGCTGCTCGTGCTATTTCTGATTTCGTACAGGAAAACTTGAGCAACTGGTACGTTCGTTTGTGTCGTCGTCGTTTCTGGAAAGGAGAATATGCACAGGATAAAATTGCGGCTTATCAAACCTTATATACTTGTTTGTTAACCGTAAGTAAATTAAGTGCTCCAATAGCTCCTTTCTTTATGGATAAGCTTTACAGAGACTTAACACAGGCTACACAAACAGAAAAATTTGAAAGTGTACATTTGGCGGAATTTCCAAAATACGTTGAAAACTTTGTTGATAAATTGTTAGAGAGCAAAATGCAGAAAGCGCAGACCATTTCATCACTAGTTTTATCACTACGTAAAAAGGAGATGATCAAAGTGCGTCAACCTTTGCAAAAGGTAATGATTCCAGTACTTGACGAGAATCAGCGACTAGAAATAGAGGCTGTTTCTGACCTGATAAAAGCCGAAGTAAACGTGAAAGAAATCGAACTTTTGGACGATGCTTCAGGAGTTTTGGTAAAGCAAATTAAACCTAATTTTAAAGCGCTTGGGCCTCGTTTTGGGAAAGATATGGGATTGATTTCCAAAGAGATACAAAGTTTTACTTCGGAGCAAATTAACCAATTAGACAAGGAAGGAAGCATAAGTATTGTAGTAGCAGGAAAAGACGTAACTTTATCCTTAGAGGATGTAGAAATCACATCTCAGGATATTGAAGGATGGTTGGTTGCTAATTCTAACGGAATTACCGTAGCGCTTGACATCACAATCTCTGATGATTTAAGAAATGAAGGGATTGCGAGAGAGTTGGTAAATAGAATTCAAAACATCAGAAAAGATTCTGGATTTGAAGTGACTGATAAGATTAAAGTAAGTTTACAAAGTAATCCAGCCCTAGAACTAGCTGTAAATACGAATAAGGCTTATATCAAATCAGAAACATTGACAGAAGAGTTAGTGTTTGAAGTTCAAATTGAAAATGGTATAGAAATTGAGTTTGATGATATTAAAACGAAGATAACAATTACTAAATAATATTGATTATGGTAGCTGAAGTAGCACGATACTCCGACGCCGATTTGGCAGAGTTCAAAGAGATAATTCAAAAGAAAATTGAGAAAGCACAGGCCGATTTAGATTTGATAAAAAGTGCTTATATGAATGACTTGAATAATGGTACGGATGATACATCACCTACATTCAAAGCTTTCGAAGAAGGAAGTGAAACAATGTCTAAAGAAGCAAACTCTCAATTAGCAACCCGTCAAGAGAAGTTTATTCGCGATTTGAAGAATGCTTTATTTCGCGTAGAAAATAAAACCTTCGGTGTTTGTAAAGTAACAGGAAAATTAATTAGTAAAGAAAGATTGAAAATCGTTCCTCATGCTACGATGAGTATCGAGGCTAAAAATCTTCAACGATAACAATTGATTTTTCAATAGTAGAATTCCAAATTCCAATGATTTAATTAAAGTTGGAATTTGGAATTTGATTTTTATAAATTACTTATTTTTGCGCAATTAAAATTTAAAAAATGTCATTACTAAAAGCGTATCTACTCATCTTCGTAGTATTACTTGTGGATCAGATTTCCAAAATATATGTCAAAACCAACTTTGTTTTAGGCGGTGAATTTGAGGTTTTTGATTGGTTTAAAATTCATTTTATTGAAAATGAAGGAATGGCTTGGGGAACAAAAATTCCTGGTGAGTACGGAAAATTGATTCTTACTTTATTTCGATTAGTGGCTGTAGGAGGAATTGGCTATTGGTTATGGGATTCGGTAGAACGTAAACACAGTAGTAATTATTTAATTGTTGCCATAGCACTTATTTTTGCGGGAGCTTTAGGGAATATTATCGATTCTGTTTTTTATGGGGTAATTTTCAATGATAGTACGGCTCAATTAGCAACTCTATTTACAGATCAACCTTATGGTACTTGGTTTTACGGTCAAGTGGTAGATATGTTTTATTTTCCAATAATAAAAGATTATCCAATGCCAGAATGGGTTCCATTTCTAGGAGGTAAACCATTTACGTTTTTTAATGCTATTTTTAACGTGGCTGATGTAGCCATTTCAACAGGTGTTGGGATTTTAATTGTATTTAATAAAAAAGCTTTTCATAAGCATTAATTATAACCAAAATAAAAATTAAATCCGTCTTGTTACGATTGTTATCGGTTTCAAGACGGATTTTTTTATGAATTAAAATTGGTAAATGCTTTTTGGAGTTACGCAATAATCTAATTGGATATCGCTTTCAAAAACATCTTCAATCTGTTCTTCGGCTTCGAAAAAAGAAAGTCCTATTTTTAAGGTTTCTGGATTGCATTCGCTTAAAAATTTGTCGTAAAATCCTTTACCGTAACCTACGCGATTTCCTTTTTTGTCAAAGGCCAAAAGAGGTACAAAAACCACTTCTATTTTTTTTGATGCCACTTCGATTCCGTCAACAGGTTCTGGAATATTATATTCGTTCTTTTTGATTTTAGTATTGTCGGTCAAAAGAAAATGCGTCATTTCTCTTGTTTCAAAATTAGATTTTGAAATTAGAATCTCCTTGTCTTTTCCTGAAAGCAAATGCAAAATCATTTCGGTATCTACTTCTTTATGCTCAGCGATAGGAAGAAAAATATGAAAGTAATTTTTGTCCCAAATCTTGAGTTTTAATAATTGATTGCAAATTGCTAAACTCATTTCTTCAATTTCATTTTCAGAAAGTTGTTTACGCAAGTCTTTGTATTTAGAACGTAATTCTTTTTTTGTGTTTTCCATTTTAAATTATACTACTCAATTAAAACTTAAATGTAGAAATAAATTATTTGTAATTCGTAAATTTGAATAGAATTCCCAATAGATGTTATTTTCTATAGATTCACCATTTTTGAAATAAATTTTAATGCAACAAACTGCCCTCGAACTACAAATACAAACCTTACCCGATAGTCCCGGAGTATATCAATATTTTGATAAAGAAGGCAAAATATTATACGTAGGGAAAGCCAAAAACTTAAAGAAAAGGGTTTCTTCTTATTTTAATAAAATACACGATACGGCTAAGACAAATGTCTTGGTTAAGAAAATCGTAACCATAAAACATATTGTGGTTCCAACAGAAACAGATGCTCTTTTTGCTGGAAAACAATTTGATTAAAACCTTGCAACCGCGTTACAACATCAATTTGAAGGACGATAAAAGTTATCCTTGGATTTGTATTAAAAAGGAACCTTTTTCCAGAATATTTTCCACTAGAAGAATGGTGAAAGATGGTTCGGAATATTTTGGACCTTATACCAGTTTTAAAACGGTGAATACTATTTTGGAACTCATTAAAGAACTCTATCCGCTGCGTACTTGCAATTTTGATTTAAGTGAATCGAATATAAACAGTGGGAAATTTAAAGTCTGTCTGGAATATCATATTGGTAATTGTAAAGGACCTTGTGAGGGTTATGAATCCCTAGAAGAATATCAAAAACAGGTCAATGCGATTCGGGAAATTTTGAAAGGAAATTTCAAAGAAACCCTTAAAGATTTCAAGAAATTGATGATGCAATTAGCTAATGATATGCATTTTGAGGAAGCCCAAAAAATAAAAGAAAAGATTGAAGTTCTTGAAAATTATCAATCTCGTTCAACTATTGTAAATCCAAAAATTACTAACATAGATGTGTTTTCTATAGTTTCTGATGAAAGTGCCGCTTATGTGAATTTTTTACAAATTTCTCATGGTTCGATTATTCGTTCGCATACAATGGAAATCAAGAAAAAATTAGCCGAAACTGATGAAGAATTATTAGAATTAGCTATTGTTGAGTTAAGAGATCGGTTTCAGTTGTTGTCTAAAGAAGTGATTGTTCCTTTTGAGGTTGATTTGGGCGAAACTGTAAAAGTTACCGTTCCACAATTAGGTGATAAAAAGCAAATTTTAGATTTGTCTGTTCGTAATGCTAAGTTTTATCGCATTGAACAAATGAAACAATTGCAAATAGTGGATCCAGATAGACATACCAATAGGATTATGGTGCAAATGAAAAAAGATTTGCATTTGCCAGTAGAACCTAGACATATAGAATGTTTCGATA from Flavobacterium nitratireducens includes:
- a CDS encoding lipoprotein signal peptidase is translated as MSLLKAYLLIFVVLLVDQISKIYVKTNFVLGGEFEVFDWFKIHFIENEGMAWGTKIPGEYGKLILTLFRLVAVGGIGYWLWDSVERKHSSNYLIVAIALIFAGALGNIIDSVFYGVIFNDSTAQLATLFTDQPYGTWFYGQVVDMFYFPIIKDYPMPEWVPFLGGKPFTFFNAIFNVADVAISTGVGILIVFNKKAFHKH
- a CDS encoding TraR/DksA family transcriptional regulator, whose protein sequence is MVAEVARYSDADLAEFKEIIQKKIEKAQADLDLIKSAYMNDLNNGTDDTSPTFKAFEEGSETMSKEANSQLATRQEKFIRDLKNALFRVENKTFGVCKVTGKLISKERLKIVPHATMSIEAKNLQR
- the ileS gene encoding isoleucine--tRNA ligase encodes the protein MSTKFTEYKGLDLPTVASEVLDFWKKENIFEKSVSTREGNAPYVFFEGPPSANGLPGIHHVMARAIKDIFCRYKTQKGFQVKRKAGWDTHGLPVELGTEKELGITKEDIGKTITVAEYNEACKKTVMRYTDVWNDLTEKMGYWVDMEDPYVTYKPKYMESVWWLLKQIYNKDLMYKGYTIQPYSPKAGTGLSSHEVNQPGSYRDVTDTTIVAQFKAIAESLPGFLEGFGTIHIMAWTTTPWTLPSNTALTVGPKIDYVLVKTFNQYTFEPINVILAKNLVGKQFGKTYFATEEAADFENYKAGDKRIPYQILTEAKGVDLVGIRYEQLLPWALPYQNPENAFRVISGDFVTTEDGTGIVHTAPTFGADDAKVAKEATPEVPPMLVLDENGTPVPLVDLQGKFVPSLGDFGGKYVKNEYYDADQAPERSVDVEIAILLKEQNKAFKVEKYVHSYPHCWRTDKPILYYPLDSWFIKITEVRDRMFDLNESINWKPKATGEGRFGNWLKNANDWNLSRSRYWGIPLPIWRTEDKQEEILIGSVEELYNEIEKAIAAGVQSENPFKGFEIGNMSESNYDLVDLHKNVVDGITLVSASGKPMKRESDLIDVWFDSGAMPYAQWHYPFENAALIDNNKSFPADFIAEGVDQTRGWFYTLHAIGTLVFDNIAYKNVVSNGLVLDKNGQKMSKRLGNAVDPFETLKEYGPDATRWYMISNANPWDNLKFDIEGVAEVRRKFFGTLYNTYSFFSLYANIDGFKFDEAEVPLNERPEIDRWILSELHTLIKLVDEAYADYEPTRAARAISDFVQENLSNWYVRLCRRRFWKGEYAQDKIAAYQTLYTCLLTVSKLSAPIAPFFMDKLYRDLTQATQTEKFESVHLAEFPKYVENFVDKLLESKMQKAQTISSLVLSLRKKEMIKVRQPLQKVMIPVLDENQRLEIEAVSDLIKAEVNVKEIELLDDASGVLVKQIKPNFKALGPRFGKDMGLISKEIQSFTSEQINQLDKEGSISIVVAGKDVTLSLEDVEITSQDIEGWLVANSNGITVALDITISDDLRNEGIARELVNRIQNIRKDSGFEVTDKIKVSLQSNPALELAVNTNKAYIKSETLTEELVFEVQIENGIEIEFDDIKTKITITK
- a CDS encoding 5-formyltetrahydrofolate cyclo-ligase, which encodes MENTKKELRSKYKDLRKQLSENEIEEMSLAICNQLLKLKIWDKNYFHIFLPIAEHKEVDTEMILHLLSGKDKEILISKSNFETREMTHFLLTDNTKIKKNEYNIPEPVDGIEVASKKIEVVFVPLLAFDKKGNRVGYGKGFYDKFLSECNPETLKIGLSFFEAEEQIEDVFESDIQLDYCVTPKSIYQF